The following DNA comes from Capsicum annuum cultivar UCD-10X-F1 chromosome 7, UCD10Xv1.1, whole genome shotgun sequence.
TTGTACTTCAGTATTTATGCATAAACTTCAAATAGAATTGATTGAAACCAGACAAAAATACGGAATCCAactatttttatctaaatttaaggcaaaaATTACTAAACTCCACCATATATATAATTTGTCAAGCTTTAACTCTAGACATTGCATGAATGAAGTGGATACATGTgtaaatttgatttgattttatttttttaaaaaagtggatACAAATATTGATGGTATATACAGACTATCCTGTTAAATACTTACACCATATTAGAGGTGGTGGGATCATTTTTTTAAATGTTGTATTACTATAAATACTCTTGCTAACTAACAAAAGAAATATACGTACGTAAttaactcataaatcaatgttaGGCCATAACAAATTTCGCATTAATTCAAGAATTTGAGGTCTGTAGTTTTTAAACTTTACCATTCTATACGAACCAAAAATCATTTGAACAAATTCCTCAATTAAGATAGTTTTCATCAAGTAACAAAATACTGACTTGGGTGAAATCAAGATCGACAAAACTCGAATTGCTAAATGTTGTCATATTCATAACATAAAGAATCAAAGTTTTAAATTATGCTCATAGTTCCGTACTCTCTTTGTCCTAATcttatgatttattttaattcGGCAAGACTATGGAAAGAATACAACATGTGAGTTGTTTAATGCAGTATCTGTCGAGCAATATGCATATATTTTCGTCAATTTTGCTTTCATGGGCACTCGAACTCATACCTCTGAGCTAAAAGTGACGGGTGCTTACCATCTGAAcaactccctcttatatatatTCCGGACATTCAATTTGTGAAGACAAAATTCAAAGGATAATTTTTATGAAAGAGCATTAtaattgaactttttcttgggaactttagaaaatatttacatgCATGTAATAATTAGAAACTATTTAAAAGATATCCAACATCAACATCTTCGTAATTTTTCGTTTCATTCCAAAGATATCAAAACTTTTTCTAGGGGAAACAAAGAATATAGTAGGCTAAAGTCTTAAAGTTTGTCAGCATTTTTCATTTTGACAACTCAATTGACATGTTAAACACAAAATAACAGTCAGTCAAAAATTGTGCGTGTTAATTACTCATATAAAAAGCAATAAATAAAACAACTACATGTTTGCCTATGAGCCAAACAAAAAAAAGGGCTCCTACAAATAATGTATTGCTGTTATTAGTCTAATATTCCAAAAGAGTAACATAAGCTATAGTCTTGAAGTATTATTCACttcaaaaactctcttttttcaAGTCAACAATTTAATGATCTCATGACTTGGACCTTGACTCAGACGACTTCGTTGCATTTTCCCTTTGCTCCAAAAATTGACTCCTATAAGGGATAGAATAGAGCCATGATAGTGTTAATATTATGGCCCAATATTTACCTAGAAAAATCTTCATGAATAGAGCAAAGACAATTAAATACAACAAGGAACAAGAGTCCTTTTTCTTCTGGTTATCACATGAATATGATGATGTTGAAGTAGTAATAGAAGTGTTTGGCTTTGTCCAATTTGATGATAACAACTTCTGAGATTCATGTGAAATTGAACTGACTTTTTCTTGTGTAACTTCCTCAACTTCCATTTCTGGTTTTCTTGATTCATGATTTTCCAATTTCTTGAAGCACTTTTCATCTCTATTCCAACTGGCTTTACTCTTCAATTCAATCTCAAGTTGCTGAATATTTctctatatatgaaaaaaaaaaaaaaaaaaaaagaagaagaaaacattgGCATAAATCAGAAAGCACAGCAGGGGAGTGAATTGTGggcttttaagaaaaaaattcattcGAATCTTAATCACtaaaattaattaggaataattagtGTTTGATCAAACCAAGTATAAAGTAGATTAATACTACAAACTTCCTCCATCCCAATTTATGCAAAGGGAGTTCCAGAATCAAATACTTAAATTTTACTATGAGTTCGAGTAaaaattcttcaatttcttttttttttaagtagaatttatatatttgaaagttACATAGAAATAACTACAA
Coding sequences within:
- the LOC107877280 gene encoding uncharacterized protein LOC107877280: MKKKLCLCYCPSVVEADDDSSDVVLFPSSTEIVQTEPESKTVPSLTKPHKHPSYSRRKMFSSYKYFPRLFKAILFQDPLRNIQQLEIELKSKASWNRDEKCFKKLENHESRKPEMEVEEVTQEKVSSISHESQKLLSSNWTKPNTSITTSTSSYSCDNQKKKDSCSLLYLIVFALFMKIFLGKYWAIILTLSWLYSIPYRSQFLEQRENATKSSESRSKS